A stretch of DNA from Nitrospira sp.:
ACGCTTCCAAAGCTGATATCCGAGTACAATGATGCATTCAGGTGCCAGAGTCCGGAGGACTTCAATGAAGCCGGGCTCACTCCGTACCCACATTTCGGATTTAGGAGGTATTCTTGGACCAAGTCCAACGTTGCACTGAACGTAGTTGTAAAAGGCCACTCCATGCCAGAATTGCCTCTTGTCCTGTAGGGACGGGGTCCTATTGAGAAAGGCCGCTACGATCTTTGTCCAAAATGGGTAGGTACTGGTTCCGCCAAGCTGCTCTTCAACGCACTCGATCGTCAGATTCTTAGTCAATGGAATGTATTCATCCCACTGATAATGGGATGTGCCTAGAATCAGTATGCGTTTCTGAAATAGCTCTCCCTCCTCGTAATGGTTCCCCTTCCAGGGTCTGAAGAACACGTTCTCCATTAAGCCAACACTCTACTTGCAAGCCTTAATTAAGTAGTGGGGCTGGTCACTATTCATTTTGAACCAACTCCGGAAAACCGTCCATGAATGTCTGGCCTAACATTTCATATGCTGGTCTCCGATCGGAAGGGGTCTGGATCTCGACGGCTCTCCATGCTTCAGTAAGATCGCCTCGCATTTTCTTCTGAAGCACAACTGCAAATCGTCGTTTTGTGGTAGCGATAAAAATGGCAACTGTTGGGGTCTTTTCATCAAGTACTTGGAATTCGACCTTACCTCCTCCATTGACAGCCGTACAGAATGCCCTGCCGAGCGTCTTTGTTTCTGGCCTCGATGATACGACCGGTTCATCGCGGAAACGAGCCGGGAATTCAGATGTCAATATTTTACTTTCGCAAAGGGCATCGAACTGTCGCCATCTCGTGGCCGTGGCGACTTTTTCTGTGATTTCCTTTGTCCGATCCCTGATTTTGTTGTGTAAATCTTCGGCGTAGGACTGAAGTTCGGAATGTTGAATGAAACCTACGTCCTCTTTGTTAACTGATGGGATTTCATTTGCCAAGCGGTGCAGCCTTCTTAGTCCATCCTCATTCTGTGGTACTTGGTGAATAGCGTTCAATAATTTGTCGAGGTGTTTTCGGCAGTCGTCATAAGAGGGTGCGACTGGTGTTGTCGTCCCGTCGGCAAAATGCAGTTCCCTAAAATTAAGATCACTGTCAGAAGACTGAGAATATTGCACAATAATCTTCTTCGGAGGCTCTAGGCCGCCCCTGGCCTCACCAACGCCAAAAGTGTATTGGCAATCTAAGTATGGGTTCGTCATATCGGGAGGAAAGGGCGGGAATGGCACTGCGCTTTGTACTGCCCTAGTTGCAGCTATATCGTAGTACTCATTGCCCGACGACTTCTCAATTTTCAGATTGTTGACGCGTCCGTCTCGCTCCAAACGAAATGCTACTGTCACCGTCATGGCTCTTCCGGACAAATCTACTGGCGGGGCTGTCCAAAATCTGCCGATTTGAGATTGAATGCGTCTCAAGTACGGGTTGGAGCCTGTAACTCCCGCAACCTGCAATTGCGCCCCGGCTTTATTCTGATTAACACCCTCTGGAGGGATAGCCCCACCTCGGGACCAAAGTACGCTACAGGGATTGCTTTCTCCGGGTGATGAACCATAAAAGAGATGACCCTCTTCGGCCCATACCTGCCGCGGTAAGATCCCTCCATTACCCGCGATCGCGGCTACCAGTACACAAATGCTAAAAAATAAACTGTGTTGGGTTCGAGAATGGTTAGTGGAGTCGATCTCTCCCATCTTCGCATCCCTCTGCCTTTTCTTTCTGAGTACACATCTTCGACTTTTGCGCTAGTGGTTCCATCTTGCCAGACAACATATCGACAATTTTCATTCGCTGATATTTCGTAAAGTCTGACTTGTAATCTGTGACTTTGTACTCGTCATAGTTGTAATAGACGGCAAAGGTAAACGTTTCATATCCCCTTTCCCCGACCCTCGCATGGAGAAGAGCCCGACATTTGTAATCAGGGTTACTTTTACTAATATTCTCTGGGTATGTGACCCGCGTCTTAATTAGTGGCGCAGTTTCTTCTGGCCAGCCATTCTTGACTAGCTCTTTAATTGTGATTTTTTCGAGATCATTTCTTGCTGCGACATTCCCGCAGCTAGAGCCGTCAAGCGTTGGCCCAAGAATGGAACATGCGATAAATTGGCTGGCAAGTACCATGCTGACGAGGATCGAAATCAAACTTTGGTTCATTTATTTCCACCCTCTCGCTCAAAGGCCAAGCATGATATCAACCCACTTCCGCCCACTGGATAGGGCATAGTATCCGGTTTCCAATCAG
This window harbors:
- a CDS encoding TonB C-terminal domain-containing protein encodes the protein MGEIDSTNHSRTQHSLFFSICVLVAAIAGNGGILPRQVWAEEGHLFYGSSPGESNPCSVLWSRGGAIPPEGVNQNKAGAQLQVAGVTGSNPYLRRIQSQIGRFWTAPPVDLSGRAMTVTVAFRLERDGRVNNLKIEKSSGNEYYDIAATRAVQSAVPFPPFPPDMTNPYLDCQYTFGVGEARGGLEPPKKIIVQYSQSSDSDLNFRELHFADGTTTPVAPSYDDCRKHLDKLLNAIHQVPQNEDGLRRLHRLANEIPSVNKEDVGFIQHSELQSYAEDLHNKIRDRTKEITEKVATATRWRQFDALCESKILTSEFPARFRDEPVVSSRPETKTLGRAFCTAVNGGGKVEFQVLDEKTPTVAIFIATTKRRFAVVLQKKMRGDLTEAWRAVEIQTPSDRRPAYEMLGQTFMDGFPELVQNE